The Nocardioides pantholopis genome window below encodes:
- the panD gene encoding aspartate 1-decarboxylase: MLRTMMKSKIHRATVTQADLHYVGSVTVDEDLLDAADLLAGELVHIVDITNGARLETYTIAGERGSGIIGINGAAARLVHPGDLVILIGYGQMETAEAREHRPHVVFVDADNKILATGFDPAEAIAGSGLVRGDRAANR, encoded by the coding sequence ATGCTGCGCACCATGATGAAGAGCAAGATCCACCGGGCCACCGTCACCCAGGCGGACCTGCACTACGTCGGCTCGGTCACCGTCGACGAGGACCTGCTCGACGCCGCCGACCTGCTGGCCGGCGAGCTCGTCCACATCGTCGACATCACCAACGGTGCCCGGCTGGAGACCTACACGATCGCCGGCGAGCGCGGCTCCGGAATCATCGGCATCAACGGCGCGGCCGCCCGGCTGGTGCACCCCGGCGACCTGGTGATCCTCATCGGCTACGGCCAGATGGAGACCGCTGAGGCCCGCGAGCACCGCCCGCACGTGGTCTTCGTCGACGCCGACAACAAGATCCTGGCCACCGGCTTCGACCCCGCCGAGGCCATCGCCGGCTCCGGGCTGGTCCGCGGCGACCGCGCCGCGAACCGGTAG
- the panC gene encoding pantoate--beta-alanine ligase: protein MTTTRPLLARTREELAGLLSGPRSAGHRVGLVPTMGALHDGHASLMRTAREQVGPGPVVVSIFVNPLQFGPGEDLDRYPRSLEADLDLCAREGVDVVFAPAAEEVYPGGISAGSAGEAVTVDPGPLADILEGRTRPGHFRGVLTVVAKLFGLVRPDVAVFGQKDYQQLVLVRRMVADLCLGVDVVGAETVRESDGLARSSRNRYLGETERGEAVWLSRALHAAQQNAGFGAGVALDEARAELRRAKAVELDYLIITTPDLEPLPAEVPPGIEARILVAARVGSTRLIDNLPLHLGARPGSTTSVAGTNHTQGVS, encoded by the coding sequence GTGACGACGACCCGACCGCTCCTCGCCCGGACCCGCGAGGAGCTCGCCGGCCTGCTGTCCGGCCCCCGCTCCGCGGGGCACCGGGTCGGGCTGGTGCCGACGATGGGCGCCCTGCACGACGGGCACGCCAGCCTGATGCGGACCGCCCGCGAGCAGGTCGGCCCCGGCCCCGTGGTGGTGTCGATCTTCGTCAACCCCCTGCAGTTCGGGCCGGGCGAGGACCTGGACCGCTACCCGCGCAGCCTCGAGGCCGATCTCGACCTGTGCGCCCGTGAGGGCGTCGACGTGGTCTTCGCGCCCGCGGCCGAGGAGGTCTACCCCGGTGGGATCTCGGCCGGGTCGGCGGGCGAAGCGGTGACGGTCGACCCCGGGCCGTTGGCCGACATCCTCGAGGGCCGGACCCGCCCCGGGCACTTCCGCGGCGTGCTGACAGTCGTCGCCAAGCTCTTCGGGCTGGTGCGCCCCGACGTCGCGGTGTTCGGGCAGAAGGACTACCAGCAGCTGGTGCTGGTCCGGCGGATGGTCGCGGACCTGTGCCTGGGCGTCGACGTGGTCGGCGCCGAGACCGTCCGCGAGAGCGACGGGCTGGCCCGCTCCAGCCGCAACCGCTACCTCGGCGAGACCGAGCGCGGCGAGGCCGTGTGGCTGAGCCGGGCACTGCACGCGGCGCAGCAGAACGCCGGGTTCGGCGCGGGCGTGGCCCTCGACGAGGCGCGCGCGGAGCTGCGCCGCGCCAAGGCGGTCGAGCTCGACTACCTGATCATCACCACCCCCGACCTCGAGCCGCTGCCGGCCGAGGTCCCGCCGGGCATCGAGGCCCGGATCCTGGTGGCCGCCCGCGTGGGCAGCACCCGGCTGATCGACAACCTGCCCCTCCACCTCGGGGCACGACCCGGCTCGACCACGTCCGTGGCGGGCACGAACCACACCCAGGGAGTCAGCTGA
- a CDS encoding Rossmann-like and DUF2520 domain-containing protein encodes MPVSPGQPRASIGVVGAGRVGAVLAAALRAAGHPVVAAAGESDASRARIAALLPGVERAKPTAVARACDVLLLTVPDDMLANVAATLAASGALRPGQYVVHTSGRHGLAVLAPAAAAGARVVALHPAMTFTGTALDLERLSGCAFGLTAGEAERPAAEALVADLGGTITWVPEQMRTLYHAGLAHGANHLVTLVSEAMEMLAAAGSTDPAATLRPLLGAALDNALAQGDAALTGPIVRGDVGTVEAHLADLAANAPQTLASYVALARATAARAVTDGRLLPIRARKLTAVLDRAVAAAPGAEAHR; translated from the coding sequence GTGCCCGTTTCGCCTGGCCAGCCCCGCGCCTCCATCGGCGTCGTCGGCGCCGGCCGCGTGGGCGCGGTGCTCGCGGCCGCCCTGCGCGCCGCGGGCCACCCGGTCGTCGCGGCCGCCGGCGAGTCCGACGCCTCCCGCGCCCGGATCGCCGCCCTGCTGCCCGGGGTGGAGCGCGCCAAGCCGACGGCGGTGGCCCGCGCCTGCGACGTGCTGCTGCTGACGGTCCCCGACGACATGCTGGCGAACGTCGCCGCGACGCTCGCGGCCAGCGGCGCCCTGCGCCCCGGCCAGTACGTCGTGCACACCTCCGGCCGGCACGGTCTGGCCGTGCTCGCCCCGGCCGCCGCGGCCGGCGCCCGGGTCGTGGCGCTGCACCCGGCGATGACCTTCACCGGCACCGCCCTTGACCTGGAGCGGCTCTCCGGCTGCGCGTTCGGCCTCACCGCCGGCGAGGCGGAGCGCCCCGCCGCCGAGGCGCTGGTCGCCGACCTGGGCGGCACCATCACCTGGGTGCCGGAGCAGATGCGCACGCTCTACCACGCGGGGCTCGCCCACGGCGCGAACCACCTGGTCACGCTGGTGAGCGAGGCGATGGAGATGCTGGCCGCCGCCGGGTCCACCGACCCCGCCGCGACCCTACGCCCGCTGCTCGGCGCCGCCCTCGACAACGCGCTCGCCCAGGGCGACGCGGCGCTGACCGGGCCGATCGTGCGCGGCGACGTCGGGACGGTCGAGGCGCACCTGGCCGACCTCGCCGCGAACGCGCCGCAGACCCTCGCCTCCTACGTCGCGCTGGCCCGCGCCACCGCGGCGCGGGCGGTCACCGACGGACGGCTGCTCCCGATCCGGGCCCGGAAGCTGACAGCGGTCCTCGACCGTGCCGTCGCGGCCGCCCCCGGGGCGGAGGCGCACCGGTGA